The following is a genomic window from Fibrobacter sp..
GGCATTGGTGTCAAGAACCTGAAGGCCTCTGCCGATGTGGAGAAGGTCATCTGCGATTTCAACGATCAGGACAAGTGGATTTTCGCCATCTGCGCCGCTCCCTTGGTACTGAGCAAGGCCGGGCTTCTCGTGGACCGCACTGCCACCTGTTTCCCGGGCTGCGAAGCGGAGCTGGTCTGTAACAAGTTTGTGGAAGACCGCGTAGTGGTAGACGGCAACATTGTCACCAGTCGCGGCGCGGGCACCGCCGAAGAATTCGCTTTCGAATGTATCGCCCAGCTGGGCGGCCGCGACCTTGCAGAAAAAATCCGCAAGCAGGTGGTGGCGCGGTAAGAACTACTTCTCGATAATCGCCGAGGCCACGATGCCGTCGCCGGCGTAGAGCACCATAATCTGGCCAGGCGTGGCGGCAAATTGGGGCGTATCGAACCGGATAGAGATTCGGTTGTCCGTAAGTTCGGTAATGCTCGCTTCGGCGAAGGTGTGGCCCAGCCGGATTTTCGCCTGGAGTTTCTGCTGCAGCAGGGGTGAATCCTTGGATACCATCAGGTTCAGCTGGCTCCCGCTGACTTCGCTACATTGCAACAGACTGCGAGGGCCGAGCACCACTTGATTCTTCTTGACGTCGATGGCAATCACGAAAAGGGGTTCCGGCTGACCGCCGATGTTGAGCCCTTTCCTTTGTCCGATGGTGTAATGGATGAACCCTTTGTGCTGCCCCAGGACCTTGCCGTTTACATCTACGAAGTCTCCGGGAACGTTGTCGCTTTCGTCAAAGAGCACAGAGTAGTCGCCACATTCCAGAAAATCTTGGCTCTCCTTTTTGGAGGCGAAATCTTCCCAGCCGATTTTACGGGCCAGTTCCTTGACTTCGTCCTTGTGCATTTCGCCCAGGGGGAACAGCACCGACGAAAGCTGGTCTTCGGTTAGCCTGGAAAGGAAATAGGACTGGTCCTTGAAACTGTCGCGGGCCCTCCACAGGAACGGTTCCTCGGGACTCCTGAAATCCAGACGGGCGTAGTGTCCCGTGGCAAAGTAGTCAAAATCTACGCCCATCTTGCGGACGGCGTGGAGCATGGCTCCGAACTTGATGGACTGGTTGCAGCGCACGCAGGGGTTGGGCGTACGGCCCGCCCGGTATTCGGCGCGGAAATAGTCCAGCACGTTTTTCTTGTATTCCTCTACCACGGGAACCACGTGGAAGGGGATGGACAGGCGCTTGGCTACACTCTCGGCGGCTTCGATGCTTTCGCTTTCGTTGGGGCCGAAACATCCGGAGCGGCCCTCCACGATGGGCATATCGATGGAACCGTCCCAGAGGGCCATGGTAATGCCTATGACGTTGTAGCCCTTCTGCTGCAAGGTCCAGGC
Proteins encoded in this region:
- a CDS encoding DJ-1/PfpI family protein; translated protein: KAEVVGSHGLKIQTDFALSGADTAKFGAVLLPGGGIGVKNLKASADVEKVICDFNDQDKWIFAICAAPLVLSKAGLLVDRTATCFPGCEAELVCNKFVEDRVVVDGNIVTSRGAGTAEEFAFECIAQLGGRDLAEKIRKQVVAR
- the mnmA gene encoding tRNA 2-thiouridine(34) synthase MnmA, which translates into the protein MEPNNKTVAVGLSGGVDSALTAWTLQQKGYNVIGITMALWDGSIDMPIVEGRSGCFGPNESESIEAAESVAKRLSIPFHVVPVVEEYKKNVLDYFRAEYRAGRTPNPCVRCNQSIKFGAMLHAVRKMGVDFDYFATGHYARLDFRSPEEPFLWRARDSFKDQSYFLSRLTEDQLSSVLFPLGEMHKDEVKELARKIGWEDFASKKESQDFLECGDYSVLFDESDNVPGDFVDVNGKVLGQHKGFIHYTIGQRKGLNIGGQPEPLFVIAIDVKKNQVVLGPRSLLQCSEVSGSQLNLMVSKDSPLLQQKLQAKIRLGHTFAEASITELTDNRISIRFDTPQFAATPGQIMVLYAGDGIVASAIIEK